In Streptomyces sp. NBC_00306, a single genomic region encodes these proteins:
- a CDS encoding trypsin-like serine peptidase: protein MRSIRPLVAVIGTAAALALTATACGPGEDKAADKPASSSSAADQGGAEIPADLADRLKEHGVDPEKWKNGEWKNWNKDTWLREAKDFVNPVIEGLWKPERMTTAKAPAKTLAAGDISGDQDVTDPEPRPVQAVPEKKPYVQNAAPVGKVFFDAPQGSMVCSATVVKDPKNPGKSNLVWTAGHCVHAGQAGGWYRNIAFVPAYNSKGQSPAALESAQPQDVAPFGVYWADWVSTSGEWISQGGPTGGTGAPYDYAVMHVKPERGGKSLEETVGVALDVNFAAPEARSISSMGAWGYPAAPPYDGAIMHKCIDRPGRLSIAPGTPTMWRIGCTMTGGSSGGGWFATQPNGKLALVSNTSIGPVTSGWLAGPRLGEGAQQIYTTMSDKFANQ from the coding sequence ATGCGATCCATACGTCCGCTGGTGGCCGTCATCGGCACCGCCGCGGCGCTCGCGCTGACGGCCACCGCATGTGGCCCGGGTGAGGACAAGGCCGCCGACAAGCCCGCTTCTTCCAGCTCCGCCGCCGATCAGGGCGGCGCCGAGATTCCCGCGGATCTGGCCGACCGGCTCAAGGAGCACGGTGTCGACCCGGAGAAGTGGAAGAACGGCGAGTGGAAGAACTGGAACAAGGACACGTGGCTGCGTGAGGCCAAGGACTTCGTCAACCCGGTGATCGAGGGACTGTGGAAGCCCGAGCGGATGACGACGGCCAAGGCGCCGGCGAAGACGCTCGCCGCCGGCGACATCTCCGGCGATCAGGACGTCACCGACCCGGAGCCGCGCCCGGTGCAGGCCGTCCCGGAGAAGAAGCCGTACGTCCAGAACGCCGCACCGGTCGGCAAGGTCTTCTTCGATGCCCCGCAGGGCTCGATGGTCTGCTCGGCCACCGTCGTCAAGGACCCGAAGAACCCGGGCAAGTCCAACCTCGTCTGGACCGCGGGTCATTGTGTCCACGCCGGTCAGGCGGGCGGCTGGTACCGCAACATCGCCTTCGTCCCCGCCTACAACAGCAAGGGCCAGTCCCCCGCGGCGCTGGAGTCCGCGCAGCCGCAGGACGTCGCTCCGTTCGGCGTGTACTGGGCGGACTGGGTCTCGACCTCCGGCGAGTGGATCAGCCAGGGCGGTCCCACCGGTGGCACGGGCGCTCCGTACGACTACGCCGTGATGCATGTGAAGCCGGAGCGGGGCGGCAAGTCGCTAGAGGAGACCGTCGGAGTCGCGCTCGACGTGAACTTCGCCGCTCCCGAGGCACGGAGCATCAGCTCGATGGGCGCGTGGGGCTACCCGGCAGCACCGCCGTACGACGGCGCGATCATGCACAAGTGCATCGACCGTCCCGGCCGTCTCTCCATCGCGCCGGGCACGCCCACGATGTGGCGGATCGGCTGCACGATGACCGGCGGTTCGTCCGGCGGCGGATGGTTCGCCACCCAGCCGAACGGCAAGCTCGCGCTCGTGTCCAACACGTCCATCGGCCCGGTCACCTCGGGCTGGCTGGCGGGCCCGCGCCTGGGTGAGGGCGCGCAGCAGATCTACACGACGATGAGCGACAAGTTCGCGAACCAGTAG
- a CDS encoding class III extradiol dioxygenase subunit B-like domain-containing protein — protein MLVAAAVCPSPPLLVPEVAAGAAPELDVARTACADALGVLAAARPDLLVVVGPTGESDSGPYAAGAPGSFRGFGVDVDVRLGDDRAQTLDRILPLPLAVGAWLLDRAQWSGPVEGLGVGEDLSAERCAETGRELGARAGRVALLVMGDGSACRTLKAPGYLDERAADFDALAARALGDADVEALKALDESLAYELKAAGRAPWQVLAGAAEGADPEGRLLYDDAPYGVGYFVATWSWTGHLVLDRPPALDR, from the coding sequence ATGCTTGTCGCCGCCGCCGTGTGCCCCAGTCCGCCGCTGCTCGTGCCCGAGGTCGCCGCGGGCGCCGCGCCCGAACTCGACGTGGCGCGTACCGCGTGCGCGGATGCCCTTGGGGTGCTCGCCGCCGCCCGCCCCGATCTGCTGGTCGTGGTCGGGCCCACCGGTGAGAGCGACAGCGGTCCGTATGCCGCCGGGGCGCCCGGTTCCTTCCGTGGCTTCGGCGTGGACGTCGATGTCCGCCTCGGTGACGACCGGGCTCAGACGCTGGACCGGATCCTGCCGCTGCCTCTCGCGGTCGGTGCCTGGCTGCTCGACCGCGCCCAGTGGTCGGGCCCGGTGGAGGGCCTCGGTGTCGGCGAGGACCTCTCTGCCGAGCGCTGCGCCGAGACGGGGCGGGAGCTCGGTGCCCGGGCCGGGCGGGTCGCTCTGCTGGTGATGGGCGACGGCAGCGCCTGCCGCACGCTCAAGGCACCGGGCTACCTGGACGAGAGGGCCGCGGACTTCGACGCGCTCGCCGCGCGTGCGCTCGGCGACGCCGATGTCGAGGCGCTGAAGGCACTGGACGAGTCCCTGGCGTATGAACTCAAGGCGGCGGGGCGGGCCCCCTGGCAGGTTCTCGCCGGGGCGGCCGAGGGCGCCGATCCTGAGGGCCGGCTGCTGTACGACGACGCTCCGTACGGCGTCGGCTACTTCGTGGCCACCTGGTCCTGGACCGGCCACCTGGTCCTGGACCGGCCCCCGGCCCTGGACCGGTAG
- a CDS encoding IS481 family transposase, whose product MSHRNARLTIHGRRLLVERVRSGRPVAHVAAEMGISRTTAHKWVRRWRAEGEAGLRDRSSRPHTTPHRTAAETEGRVCRLRKERKLGPARIGPILGLPASTVHRILARHGLNRLAFLDRPTGQVIRRYERERPGELVHVDVKKLGRIPDGGGWRVLGRPESRPTKTGVGFDYVHSAVDDHTRLAYSEVHHDEKAATCAAFLSRAATFFATHGIDRIERVLTDNAWSYRKSSLWKQALADLGAAGKLTRPYRPQTNGKVERFNRTLLDEWAYQRPYTSNDQRTAALADFLHTYNYHRCHTALGGQPPISRVNNPPGQYT is encoded by the coding sequence GTGTCCCACCGTAATGCCCGGCTGACCATTCACGGCAGGCGGCTGCTGGTTGAACGTGTCCGTTCGGGCCGTCCGGTCGCGCATGTCGCGGCCGAGATGGGCATATCCCGCACCACGGCTCACAAATGGGTGCGGCGGTGGCGGGCGGAGGGCGAGGCCGGATTGCGGGACCGGTCCAGCCGGCCGCATACGACACCGCACAGGACCGCGGCCGAGACCGAGGGCCGGGTCTGCCGACTACGCAAGGAGCGCAAGCTCGGTCCGGCGCGGATCGGCCCGATCCTGGGACTGCCCGCCTCGACCGTGCACCGGATCCTTGCTCGTCACGGCCTGAACCGCCTGGCCTTCCTGGACCGGCCCACCGGGCAGGTGATCCGCCGCTACGAGCGCGAGAGGCCCGGCGAGCTGGTGCACGTCGACGTGAAGAAACTCGGCCGGATCCCGGACGGCGGCGGCTGGCGCGTCCTGGGACGGCCCGAAAGCCGCCCGACCAAGACCGGCGTCGGATTCGACTACGTCCACTCCGCGGTCGACGACCACACCCGCCTCGCCTACAGCGAGGTCCACCACGATGAGAAAGCCGCCACCTGCGCCGCCTTCCTGAGCCGGGCAGCCACGTTCTTCGCCACCCACGGCATCGACCGGATCGAACGCGTGCTGACCGACAACGCCTGGTCCTACCGCAAAAGCAGCCTCTGGAAGCAGGCCCTGGCCGACCTCGGCGCGGCCGGCAAACTCACCCGCCCCTACCGGCCGCAGACCAACGGGAAAGTCGAACGCTTCAACCGCACCCTGCTCGACGAATGGGCCTACCAGCGGCCCTACACCAGCAACGACCAGCGCACGGCCGCACTCGCCGACTTCCTGCACACCTACAACTACCATCGCTGCCACACCGCACTCGGAGGCCAGCCACCCATCAGCCGCGTGAACAACCCTCCAGGTCAATACACCTAG
- the hflX gene encoding GTPase HflX → MTSSSSPSQDEQSFAETRTESLRADALMEEDVAWSHEIDGDRDGDQFDRSERAALRRVAGLSTELEDVTEVEYRQLRLERVVLVGVWTTGTVQDSENSLAELAALAETAGALVLDGVIQRRDKPDPATYIGSGKAQELRDIVLETGADTVVCDGELSPGQLIHLEDVVKVKVVDRTALILDIFAQHAKSREGKAQVALAQMQYMLPRLRGWGQSLSRQMGGGGGGGMATRGPGETKIETDRRRIREKMAKMRREIAEMKTGREIKRQERRRNKVPSVAIAGYTNAGKSSLLNRLTGAGVLVENSLFATLDPTVRRAETPSGRLYTLADTVGFVRHLPHHLVEAFRSTMEEVGDADLILHVVDGSHPAPEEQLAAVREVIRDVGAVDVPEIVVINKADAADPLVLQRLLRIERHAIAVSARTGKGIDELLALIDIELPRPEVEIEALVPYTQGSLVSRVHADGEVLSEEHTTEGTLLKARVHEELAAALAPYVPVPH, encoded by the coding sequence ATGACCTCCTCTTCATCCCCTTCCCAGGACGAGCAGAGTTTCGCGGAGACGCGCACCGAGAGCCTTCGGGCCGATGCCCTGATGGAAGAGGACGTCGCCTGGAGCCACGAGATCGACGGAGACCGGGACGGCGATCAGTTCGACCGTTCCGAGCGTGCGGCGCTACGGCGTGTGGCGGGCCTCTCCACCGAGCTCGAGGACGTCACCGAGGTCGAGTACCGGCAGCTGCGCCTGGAGCGCGTGGTGCTCGTCGGTGTCTGGACCACGGGGACGGTGCAGGACTCGGAGAACTCCCTCGCAGAGCTTGCGGCCCTCGCCGAGACGGCGGGCGCCCTGGTCCTCGACGGTGTCATCCAGCGCCGCGACAAGCCGGACCCGGCCACCTACATCGGCTCCGGCAAGGCGCAGGAGCTGCGGGACATCGTGCTCGAGACCGGCGCCGACACCGTTGTCTGCGACGGTGAGCTGAGCCCCGGCCAGCTGATCCACCTGGAAGACGTCGTCAAGGTCAAGGTGGTCGACCGGACCGCACTGATCCTCGACATCTTCGCCCAGCACGCCAAGTCCCGAGAGGGCAAGGCGCAGGTGGCCCTGGCACAGATGCAGTACATGCTGCCGAGGCTGCGCGGCTGGGGTCAGTCGCTGTCCCGGCAGATGGGTGGCGGCGGCGGTGGCGGCATGGCCACCCGAGGCCCCGGTGAGACCAAGATCGAGACGGACCGTCGTCGGATCCGCGAGAAGATGGCGAAGATGCGCCGGGAGATCGCGGAGATGAAGACCGGCCGCGAGATCAAGCGGCAGGAGCGCCGGCGCAACAAGGTGCCTTCCGTGGCGATCGCCGGTTACACCAACGCCGGAAAGTCGTCCCTGCTCAACCGCCTCACGGGCGCCGGTGTCCTGGTGGAGAACTCCCTGTTCGCCACCCTGGACCCGACCGTCCGCCGAGCCGAGACGCCGAGCGGCCGGCTCTACACGCTGGCCGACACCGTCGGGTTCGTACGGCATCTGCCGCACCACCTCGTCGAGGCGTTCCGCTCCACCATGGAAGAGGTCGGTGACGCCGATCTGATCCTGCACGTGGTGGACGGCTCGCACCCCGCACCGGAGGAGCAGCTGGCCGCCGTGCGTGAGGTGATCCGCGATGTGGGTGCGGTCGACGTACCCGAGATCGTGGTGATCAACAAGGCGGACGCGGCCGACCCGCTGGTGCTGCAGCGACTGCTGCGCATCGAGCGGCACGCGATCGCGGTGTCGGCCCGGACCGGCAAGGGTATCGACGAGCTGCTGGCGCTCATCGACATCGAACTGCCGCGGCCCGAGGTCGAGATCGAGGCACTCGTTCCGTACACGCAGGGCAGCCTGGTCTCGCGGGTGCACGCCGACGGTGAGGTCCTCTCCGAGGAGCACACCACGGAGGGCACTCTGCTCAAGGCGCGGGTGCACGAGGAGCTGGCCGCCGCGCTGGCCCCCTATGTACCGGTGCCTCACTGA
- a CDS encoding RelA/SpoT family protein has protein sequence MSAEAANPGAHSRRRGRPRIDLRRLGRAALLGPAGRDRLPDAIGHVAEAHRAHHPDADLAILHKAYVLAETSHRGQFRKSGEPYITHPLAVTLILAELGAETTTLTASLLHDTVEDTDVTLEQVKAEFGAEVAYLVDGVTKLEKVDYGAAAEPETFRKMLVATGNDVRVMSIKLADRLHNMRTLGVMRPEKQARIAKVTRDVLIPLAERLGVQALKTELEDLVFAILHPEEYEQTRALIAENTAAGELLDAMAERFGAVLREADITAEVLIRPRHFVSVHRVSLKRGDLRGTDFGRLLVLVGEDADCYAVLGELHTCFTPVISEFKDFIAAPKFNLYQSLHTAVAGPDGAVAEVLIRTHQMHKVAEAGVIALGNPYVPLEGAEPADGERADPTRPGWLSRLLEWQESTPDPDTFWTSLHADLAQDREITVFRADGRMLGLPAGASCVDAAYAQYGEEAHACIGARVNGRLATLSTVLSDGDTVHLLLAHDSASGPSPEWLDHARTPAARIAITTWLQANPEETKDAAAAPRRPVPVTTERPADANAVVDLPDATVRLAGCCTPVPPDAVTGFAVRGGVVTVHREECSAVARMRSLEREPIKVSWGDAAACRVTLVAESFGRPRLLADLTEAIATEGAAIVSATVEPPSQSRVRHTYTLQLPDAAGLPALMRAMRDVPGVYDVSRTQHPAATT, from the coding sequence ATGAGTGCAGAGGCCGCCAACCCTGGTGCCCACAGCCGCAGACGCGGCCGTCCCAGGATCGACCTCCGCCGGCTGGGGCGTGCCGCGCTCCTCGGACCCGCCGGGCGTGACCGGCTGCCCGACGCCATCGGGCATGTCGCCGAAGCGCACCGCGCCCACCACCCCGACGCCGACCTCGCCATCCTGCACAAGGCGTACGTCCTGGCGGAGACGTCGCACCGCGGACAGTTCCGCAAGAGCGGCGAGCCCTACATCACCCATCCGCTCGCGGTCACGCTGATCCTCGCCGAACTGGGCGCCGAGACCACGACGTTGACGGCGTCTCTGCTCCACGACACCGTCGAGGACACCGATGTGACGCTGGAGCAGGTGAAGGCGGAGTTCGGCGCCGAAGTCGCCTATCTCGTCGACGGAGTCACCAAGCTGGAGAAGGTCGACTACGGCGCCGCCGCCGAACCCGAGACCTTCCGGAAAATGCTCGTCGCCACCGGCAACGACGTCCGCGTCATGTCCATCAAGCTCGCGGACCGGTTGCACAACATGCGCACGCTCGGTGTGATGCGCCCCGAGAAACAGGCCCGCATCGCCAAGGTCACCCGCGACGTCCTCATCCCGCTCGCCGAACGGCTCGGCGTCCAGGCGCTCAAGACCGAGCTGGAAGACCTCGTCTTCGCCATCCTTCACCCGGAGGAGTACGAGCAGACCCGCGCCTTGATCGCCGAGAACACCGCCGCCGGAGAGCTGCTCGATGCCATGGCGGAGCGATTCGGCGCGGTGCTGCGGGAGGCGGACATCACCGCCGAAGTCCTCATCAGGCCGCGGCACTTCGTCTCCGTTCACCGCGTCAGCCTCAAGCGCGGCGATCTGCGCGGCACGGACTTCGGACGCCTGCTGGTCCTCGTCGGCGAGGATGCCGACTGCTACGCGGTCCTCGGCGAACTGCACACCTGCTTCACGCCGGTGATCTCCGAGTTCAAGGACTTCATCGCCGCCCCCAAGTTCAACCTGTACCAGTCGCTGCACACCGCCGTCGCGGGCCCGGACGGTGCGGTCGCCGAAGTCCTCATCCGTACGCACCAGATGCACAAGGTCGCCGAGGCCGGCGTCATCGCGCTCGGCAATCCGTACGTACCCCTGGAAGGTGCGGAACCGGCCGACGGCGAGCGCGCCGACCCCACCCGGCCGGGCTGGCTCTCCCGGCTGCTGGAGTGGCAGGAGTCCACGCCGGACCCCGACACCTTCTGGACGTCGCTGCACGCCGATCTGGCGCAGGACCGCGAGATCACGGTCTTCCGTGCCGACGGGCGGATGCTCGGTCTGCCCGCGGGCGCGAGCTGCGTCGACGCCGCCTACGCGCAGTACGGCGAGGAGGCCCACGCCTGCATCGGCGCGCGCGTCAACGGCCGTCTGGCGACGCTGAGTACGGTGCTCAGCGACGGCGACACGGTGCATCTGCTGCTTGCCCACGACTCCGCATCGGGGCCCTCGCCGGAATGGCTCGACCACGCCCGCACGCCCGCGGCGCGCATCGCCATCACCACCTGGCTCCAGGCCAACCCCGAGGAGACCAAGGACGCGGCGGCGGCGCCCCGCCGGCCCGTACCCGTCACCACCGAGCGGCCCGCCGACGCGAACGCGGTCGTCGATCTGCCCGACGCGACCGTACGGCTCGCCGGCTGTTGTACACCCGTACCGCCCGACGCCGTCACCGGCTTCGCCGTACGCGGCGGAGTGGTGACCGTCCATCGCGAGGAGTGTTCCGCCGTCGCGCGGATGAGGTCCCTGGAGCGCGAGCCGATCAAGGTCAGCTGGGGCGACGCCGCCGCATGCCGGGTCACCCTGGTCGCCGAGTCCTTCGGCCGTCCCCGGCTCCTCGCCGATCTCACCGAGGCCATCGCCACCGAGGGCGCCGCCATCGTCTCCGCGACCGTCGAGCCGCCGAGCCAGTCGCGCGTCCGCCACACCTACACCCTGCAACTCCCCGACGCGGCCGGGCTTCCCGCCCTGATGCGCGCCATGCGCGATGTGCCGGGGGTGTACGACGTGAGCCGCACCCAGCATCCGGCGGCCACCACCTGA
- the miaA gene encoding tRNA (adenosine(37)-N6)-dimethylallyltransferase MiaA translates to MRTAAPAPRVIAVVGPTAAGKSDLGVFLAQQLGGEVVNSDSMQLYRGMDIGTAKLTPGERGGVPHHLLDIWDVTEAASVAEYQRLARAEIDRLLAAGRTPVLVGGSGLYVRGAIDALEFPGTDPAIRARLEDELAELGPGALHDRLAAADPGAGKAILPSNGRRIVRALEVIEITGRPFTANLPGHDAVYDTVQIGVDVERPELDERIALRVDRMWEAGLVDEVRALEALGLREGRTASRALGYQQVLTALAGECTEQEARAETVRATKRFARRQDSWFRRDPRVHWLSGAAAHREELPHQALTLVERAVTA, encoded by the coding sequence GTGAGAACTGCAGCTCCCGCACCGCGGGTCATCGCCGTCGTCGGTCCCACCGCGGCCGGAAAGTCCGATCTGGGTGTCTTTCTCGCCCAGCAGCTCGGGGGCGAGGTCGTCAACTCCGACTCCATGCAGCTCTACCGGGGGATGGACATCGGCACCGCCAAACTGACGCCCGGCGAGCGCGGCGGCGTCCCGCACCATCTCCTCGACATCTGGGACGTCACCGAGGCCGCGAGCGTCGCCGAGTACCAGAGGCTGGCCCGCGCGGAGATCGACCGGCTGCTCGCCGCGGGCCGCACCCCGGTTCTCGTCGGCGGTTCCGGGCTGTACGTACGCGGTGCCATCGACGCCCTCGAATTCCCCGGCACCGACCCGGCGATCCGCGCCCGCCTGGAGGACGAACTCGCCGAGCTCGGCCCCGGCGCTCTGCACGACCGGCTCGCCGCCGCCGATCCCGGCGCGGGCAAGGCGATCCTCCCCAGCAACGGCCGCCGTATCGTCCGAGCACTCGAAGTGATCGAGATCACCGGCCGGCCCTTCACTGCCAATCTGCCCGGCCATGACGCCGTCTACGACACCGTGCAGATCGGCGTCGACGTCGAGCGGCCCGAGCTCGACGAACGCATCGCGCTGCGTGTCGACCGGATGTGGGAGGCGGGGCTCGTCGACGAGGTGCGCGCCCTGGAGGCGCTGGGACTGCGGGAGGGGCGCACGGCCTCACGCGCGCTCGGCTACCAGCAGGTCCTCACGGCGCTCGCGGGGGAGTGCACCGAGCAGGAGGCGCGCGCGGAGACCGTACGCGCTACCAAACGCTTCGCGCGCCGTCAGGATTCGTGGTTCCGCAGGGACCCGCGTGTGCACTGGCTGAGCGGGGCTGCCGCCCACCGGGAGGAACTTCCGCATCAGGCGCTGACGTTGGTCGAACGAGCGGTCACAGCCTGA
- the dapF gene encoding diaminopimelate epimerase: MDGVSTSQTSAVPFLKGHGTENDFVIVPDPDNVIDLPASVVGRLCDRRAGIGGDGLLHVVRSAAHPEARAMADEAAWFMDYRNADGSIAEMCGNGVRVFARYLQRAGHVESGDLAVATRGGVKTVHIAKGAPGSGADAGDITVSMGRAALPGQTVTVTVQDHSWPTQNVNMGNPHAVAFVEHLDDAGTLYTEPSFSPAAVYPDGVNVEFVVDRGERHVAMRVHERGSGETRSCGTGACAVAVAAARRDGIDPAATGVPVTYTVDLPGGRLVITERPDGEVEMTGPAVIVAEGYIESGLLAQTETPLG, encoded by the coding sequence ATGGACGGCGTGAGCACCTCGCAGACCTCGGCGGTCCCCTTCCTCAAGGGTCACGGGACCGAGAACGACTTCGTGATCGTCCCCGACCCGGACAACGTCATCGACCTGCCCGCCTCCGTCGTCGGGCGGCTGTGCGACCGCCGGGCCGGCATCGGCGGAGACGGGCTGCTGCACGTCGTGCGCTCCGCGGCCCATCCCGAGGCGCGGGCCATGGCGGACGAGGCCGCATGGTTCATGGACTACCGCAATGCCGACGGGTCCATCGCCGAGATGTGCGGCAACGGCGTACGCGTCTTCGCCCGCTACCTCCAGCGGGCGGGCCATGTCGAGTCCGGCGATCTCGCCGTGGCCACCCGCGGCGGCGTCAAGACCGTGCACATCGCGAAGGGCGCACCCGGCAGCGGAGCCGACGCGGGTGACATCACCGTGTCGATGGGCCGGGCGGCCCTGCCCGGACAGACCGTCACCGTCACGGTGCAGGACCACAGTTGGCCCACACAGAACGTGAACATGGGCAATCCGCACGCCGTCGCCTTCGTCGAGCACCTCGACGACGCGGGCACCCTGTACACCGAACCGTCCTTCTCCCCGGCGGCCGTCTACCCGGACGGGGTGAACGTCGAGTTCGTCGTCGACCGCGGTGAACGCCATGTCGCCATGCGGGTACACGAACGCGGCTCCGGCGAGACCCGCTCCTGCGGCACCGGTGCCTGCGCCGTCGCCGTCGCGGCGGCCCGCAGGGACGGCATCGACCCCGCGGCCACCGGTGTCCCCGTGACGTACACCGTGGATCTGCCGGGCGGACGGCTGGTGATCACGGAGCGTCCCGACGGAGAGGTCGAGATGACCGGGCCCGCTGTGATCGTCGCCGAGGGGTACATCGAGTCCGGTCTCCTCGCACAGACCGAAACCCCGCTCGGATAG
- a CDS encoding M1 family metallopeptidase yields MLLSSRRRLRAALLAAASATLVAAALPSPTPLGIGDPLFPHLGNPGYDVVAYDIDLTYNGTNTTPLDAVTRIDAVATQRLDRINLDFTHGTVSEVVVNGLPAEFATAGEDLVVEPAVALQRGSQVRITVAHTSDPRGAASAGGWVRTGDGLAMANQADAAHRVFPSNDHPADKAFFTFRITAPSQLTAVANGLAESKRRNGTTTTWSYRTAHPMATELAQVSIGSSAVVNRHGPGGLPVRDVVPAKDRDRLEKWLAKTPGQLEWMEEKAGRYPFETYGVLVADADTGYELETQTLSLFERALFTNPAYPEWYVDSIMVHELAHQWFGNSVSPRTWSDLWLNEGHATWYEALYAEEKSGHTVESRMREAYKHSDQWRTDGGPPAAPKPPAPGKKISLFRPVVYDGSALALYALRQTIGKEAFEKLERTWVSEHRDGTATTADFTALASEIAGRDLSVFFREWLYGQRTPAMPGHPDWRTTAPKQAAAR; encoded by the coding sequence ATGCTGCTCTCTTCCCGGCGCCGTCTGCGTGCCGCCCTGCTGGCCGCCGCGTCGGCCACCCTCGTCGCCGCCGCCCTGCCGTCACCGACGCCGCTCGGCATCGGCGACCCGCTGTTCCCGCACCTCGGCAATCCCGGCTACGACGTGGTCGCCTACGACATCGACCTCACCTACAACGGCACCAACACCACACCGCTGGACGCCGTCACCAGGATCGACGCCGTCGCCACCCAGCGGCTCGACCGCATCAACCTCGACTTCACCCACGGCACGGTGAGCGAAGTCGTGGTGAACGGCCTTCCGGCCGAGTTCGCCACCGCGGGCGAGGACCTCGTCGTCGAACCGGCCGTCGCCCTTCAACGCGGCTCCCAGGTGCGCATCACCGTCGCGCACACCAGCGACCCGAGGGGCGCGGCCAGTGCGGGCGGCTGGGTGCGCACCGGGGACGGGCTGGCCATGGCCAACCAGGCCGACGCCGCCCACCGGGTGTTCCCGTCGAACGACCATCCCGCCGACAAGGCGTTCTTCACCTTCCGCATCACCGCCCCCAGCCAGCTCACGGCGGTGGCCAACGGGCTCGCCGAGTCGAAGCGCCGGAACGGCACCACCACCACCTGGTCCTACCGCACCGCCCACCCCATGGCCACCGAGCTGGCGCAGGTCTCCATCGGCTCCTCGGCCGTGGTGAACCGCCACGGCCCCGGCGGACTGCCCGTGCGCGACGTGGTCCCCGCGAAGGACCGGGACCGGCTGGAGAAGTGGCTGGCGAAGACGCCCGGCCAGCTCGAGTGGATGGAGGAGAAGGCCGGCCGCTACCCCTTCGAGACCTACGGCGTGCTGGTCGCCGACGCCGACACCGGGTACGAGCTGGAGACCCAGACCCTCTCGCTGTTCGAACGCGCGCTCTTCACGAACCCCGCCTACCCGGAGTGGTACGTCGACTCGATCATGGTGCACGAGCTGGCCCACCAGTGGTTCGGCAACAGCGTCTCACCCCGCACCTGGTCCGACCTGTGGCTCAACGAAGGCCACGCCACCTGGTACGAAGCCCTCTACGCGGAGGAGAAGTCCGGCCACACGGTCGAGAGCCGGATGCGCGAGGCGTACAAGCACTCCGACCAGTGGCGGACCGACGGCGGCCCGCCGGCGGCACCGAAGCCGCCCGCCCCGGGGAAGAAGATCAGCCTCTTCCGCCCGGTGGTCTACGACGGCAGCGCGCTGGCCCTCTACGCACTGCGGCAGACGATCGGCAAGGAGGCCTTCGAGAAGTTGGAGCGGACCTGGGTGAGTGAGCACCGGGACGGCACCGCGACCACCGCGGACTTCACCGCACTCGCCTCCGAGATCGCGGGGCGTGACCTCTCGGTGTTCTTCCGTGAGTGGCTCTACGGGCAGCGGACCCCGGCCATGCCGGGCCACCCGGACTGGCGTACCACGGCTCCGAAGCAGGCCGCGGCCCGGTGA